GGGTGACAAATCTTGGACCTGGCGCGAGATCGATGCGCAGGTCTCTGCGTTGGCCGCCGCGCTCGCCGCGCGCGGCGTCGAGAAGGGCGACCGCATCCTCGTTCATTCCAAGAATGGCGACGAGATGTTCTTCTCGATGTTCGCGGCGTTCCGGCTCGGCGCGGTCTGGGTGCCCACCAACTTTCGGCTGATGCCGGATGAAGTCACCTATCTCGCCCAGGCCTCCGGCGCGAAGGCGTTTTTGTGCCATGTCGATTTTCCCGAGCACGCCGCGGCCGTGAGCGGCGGCGCGCTGGAATTCACCTGGAGCATCGACGGCAAGGCGGCGTTCGGCGAGCGGACCGTGGCCGATGCCATCGCCTCGCAAGCCGGTGCGAACGTCGCGAATGTCGATGTTGAATACGACGATGCCTGTTGGTTCTTCTTCACCTCCGGCACCACCGGCCGCTCCAAGGCCGCGGTGCTCACCCACGGCCAGATGGGTTTCGTGGTGACCAATCATCTCGCCGATCTGACGCCCGGCGCGACGGAGCAGGACGCATCGCTGGTGGTGGCGCCGCTGTCGCATGGCGCCGGCGTGCATCAGTTGATGCAGACCGCGCGCGGCGTGCGCACCGTGCTGCTGCCGACGGAAAAATTCGACATCAACGAGGCGTTCCGCCTGATCGAGGCGCATCGGGTCAGCAATCTCTTCACGGTGCCGACGATTTTGAAGATGATGGTCGAGCATCCCGCCGCCGACAAATACGATCATTCCTCGCTGCGGCAGGTGATCTATGCAGGCGCACCGATGTATCGCGAGGACCAGAAGGCCGCGCTGAAGAAGCTCGGCAAGGTCATTGTGCAGTATTTCGGCCTCGGCGAGGTCACCGGCAACATCACCGTGCTCCCGGCCGCGCTGCACGATCCCGAGGACGGCCCGCATGCGAAGATCGGCACCTGCGGCTATGAGCGCACCGGGATGCAGGTCTCGATCCAGGACGATGAAGGCCGCGAGCTTGGGGCCAACCAGAGCGGCGAGATCTGTGTGATCGGCCCTGCGGTGTTCGCCGGCTACTATGACAATCCCGAGGCCAATGCGAAGGCGTTCCGTAACGGCTGGTTCCGCACCGGCGATCTCGGCCACATGGACGAGGAGGGTTTTGTGTACATCACGGGCCGCGCCTCCGACATGTACATCTCCGGCGGCTCCAACATCTATCCGCGCGAGATCGAAGAGAAAATCTTGACGCATCCTGCGGTCGGCGAGGTCGCCGTCCTTGGCGTACCCGATCCGACCTGGGGCGAGGTCGGCGTTGCCGTCTGCGTCGCGCGCGAGGGAGCAAAGCCCGTGAACGAAGCCGAGATGGTGGCGTTCCTTGGTCCCAAGGTCCCGCGCTACAAGATGCCGAAGCGCTTCTTCTTCTGGGAGGCTCTGCCGAAGTCCGGCTACGGCAAGATCCCGAAGCGCATGGTGCGCGAGGAGCTGGAGGCACGCGGGCTGCTCGATCTCGACAAGAAGCAGGCAGGCTGAACGGACGTCATGCGCAGTATCAAGCAGCCGGGCGCGCAGGTCGCCGAGCGCATCCAATGGGTCGAGGCGAGGGGGCGCGCCTTCGCATTCACGCTTCAGGCAGGTTTGCCGCTGCTGGAAGCTGCGCGGCGTGGCTTTGCGGCAGAAGGCTTTGCCGGCGGCGTGCTGAACTTCCGGCGCGGCGCGCTCGGGCCGTTCGCCTACGTCATGCCGGCGCTGTCCAAGACGGATGAAAATGCCGCGTTCTATAGCGACACGTTCCGGCCCCGAGGTGTCACGCAAACGAAGCTTGGCAGCATGACGCTCGGCCTGCGTGACGGTGCGCCCTTCTTTCACTGCCACGGCCTCTGGACCGAGGCCGATGGCCGCGCCAGCGGCGGCCACATGCTGCCGGAGGAGACGATCGTCGCCGAGCCGTTCGAGGTCGATGCCTTCGGCCTCGATGGCGCGATGTTCATCGCCGAGCCGGATCCCGAGACCAACTTCAAGCTGTTCGGGCCCGTGACCGCCGCGAGCAGCGGCGCGCATGCCACGGGCCGCGCTTTCGCGCTGCGGCTCCGGCCGAACCAGGATTTTGCCGGTTGCCTCGAAGATTTCTGCCGCAAGCACGGCATCGCGCGGGCGAAGATCCATGGCGGTGTCGGCTCGACCATCGGCGCACGCTTCGCCCATGGCGGCGTGACCGAGCCGTTCGCCACCGAGTTGGCCGTGACGGCCGGCACGATCGCGGCCGGCGAGTCCGGCACGCTCGAAGCCGAACTCGACGTCGCGCTGGTCGACTTCACCGGCGGCCTCGCCGAGGGCCGCCTGGTCCGCGGCGACAATCCGGTGCTGATGACCATGGAGCTGGTGCTGGAGGTCTTGGATTAGGCCACGACCGGGGCTTGTGGCTGAGCTCTGATACCACTTTCCAGGCAATATTGTTCCTGCTATGTTCCGGTTGGGTGCGCGATCTGGCGCGGGCAGGAGGAGTGGAGATGCGAGGACGAAATCGCGACATCAGGTTGCCTGCGCCCTATCTCCGGCGCGTCTGGCTCGACCGCGCCCTGGTGCCCGACTGGGAGGCCTATCCGTACTGTCTTCCCATCTTCAGCGAGGAATTCGACCTGAGCTTCGACACCGCGATCACGATCATCGTCGGCGAGAACGGCACGGGCAAATCGACGATCCTCGAAGGCATTGCCGCGCTTGCGGGTTATGACGATGCCGGCGGAGGCAAGGGCTATCGGCCGGTTGATCATTCCAACGCGCGCGAGATCATGGGGGGCGAACTGTCCGCCGCGTTGCGTGCCGGCTGGGTGCCGAAGATCACCAATGGCTGGTTCTTTCGCGCCGAGACGTTCTTCTCTGTCGCCAGATATCTCGATGAAGTCTCGGACATGCCGCCCGATTTCCTGTCCTATTCCCACGGCGAAGGTTTTCTGCGGTTCTTCGAGGAGCGCTGTCAGCGGCAAGGCATCTTCATCTTCGACGAGCCGGAATCGGCGCTGTCGCCGGCGCGGCAGATGGAATTTCTGAAGCTGCTGCACCGCATGGACTCTTCCCGCAATTGCCAGGTGATCATGGCCACCCATTCGCCGATGCTGATGGCCTATCCCAACGCGAAGCTGTTGCGGCTGAGCAAATACGGCCTCGAGCCGGTGACGGTGGAAGAGACCGATCACTACCGGCTGATGCGGGAGTTTTGCACGGATCCGCGCGGGTTCGTGGAGGCGACGCTGGCGGAGTGAAAGTGCTGTCGATTTGCTGTTCACTGGATTCCGTAGTATGTATTTGCCATGATCGGAACTTGGCGGAATGCGGCGAGCCGCAAGGTCTGGGATGGCGAGCGCCCGAACCAATTTCGCGGACTCGATTTCGAAGCGGCGATTGATCTATTGCTCGCACCGAATGTCGCAAAATCGCTTGGTGACCTGAGTCCTTTGAAGAGCGTCGGACTGCACAAGCTGAAAGGCAATCGCAGGGGACAATGGGCGATGACAGTCAACGAGCGCTGGCGCATTTGTTTCGAGTTCAGGAAAGGCGATGCCTACGAGGTTGAAATCGTCGACTATCACAAGGGCTGAAATTCATGGCTCCTCTTGTACATCCCGGACGGTTGCTGAAGCGCGAATTGATTGCGCGCGGACTCAGCGCCAACAGACTTTCGCTCGACATCGGTGTTCCCTCCGGGCGGATCACCGACATTTTAAACGGACGCCGAGGCATTTCGGCGGATACCGCAGTGCGGCTTGGCCGCTACTTCGGCAACAGCCCACAATTCTGGCTGGACCTTCAAGGGCAGTACGACATTGGCGTCGTCGAGCGTGAGAAGGGCGCGGAGATCGCTCGACGGGTCAGACCCGCCGACGCTGCCTGAAACTCGGCCGAAGGCACCATCGCTCTACCGAACAGCGCAGGGACACAGATTCGCGTTCTCGCGGCCTGTTCGGCCCGAGCTTGCGGCAGTTGCCGCCCTCAAAAGTGCCGAGGGCGCAGGGAAGGCCGGGCGCCGGCTGGCACCCGCGGTCCGCTGTGCGCAAATGCGCTGGAAACAGATGCACAGCGGCATACAGGGCAGCCAGGACATACCGGCCTTCCCTGCGCAGTGGCTTTACGGCTTATGTCGCGCTCTCCTCGGGGAGCGATGCACTATTGCCCCCGTCGCCTTGCGATGACTGATGTTGCGGGCCCGGTCGGGCCGCAGCATCACCGCAAGACTTGGCGCACAGACTCCGGGCGCCAGGACCACACGATTTTGCCGTACGCGAGCTGCACCGGTCGTGTGCGCGCGGTGGTCGCTCACGGAGTGACCCGCCCTGCGACCACCTTCGCGCCGACACCGCCCGCGTCCACCGCATCCCAACCCGCGTGTCGTGACGATCGCGATACGCCCCTCGGACCGGGTCGAGACGGGGGAAATATGCGATAATTCCGAATTCGTGTAAAGCGAATTATTTGACAGTGGCGTGGATGCCGAGCTTGACCGCGCTCTGGCGTGTTTTGCCCGTCGGGCAACCCAAGGGATGGTGGCTCGCGGTGGTCCCGCCACAGCCGCGCCACGAACCGGTCTCCCCACGGTCCAAAAGTGCGTTACGATGGTTCCAGCGCGCGTCAGTCGCGCAAGGCCAAAGACACAAAGACACAAAGACACAAAGACACGTGAGGACACGACATGAGGGTGACGGTCGGAAAGGCGATCGCCGGCGTGGCGGCGCTGGCGGTGGCGGGGATGGCGTTGACGGCGGCTCTTGAGCCGGTTTGGGCCCACGGCCCGACCCGGCAGAAGGTGCGGGAATCCATCGAGATCGGCGCGACGCCGGCGAAGGTGTGGGCGGTGATCGGCAATTTCCAGGACATGAGCTGGCTTGCGCCGGTCACCAAGACCGAGGGCGAGAAGGGCAATGAGATCGGCGCGACGCGGCGGCTGACGCTGACCGGCGGCGCCACTGTCGACGAGGAGCTCTACAAGTTCGACGCCGGCGCGATGACCTATTCCTACCGGATCACCGCCGTCGACGTGAAGGTGCTGCCGGTCACCAACTATTCGTCGACGCTCACGGTGTCGCCGGGCGCCGACGGCAAGGGCTCGACCTTGGAATGGGCCGGCGCGTTCTACCGCGGCTTTCCCAACAACGATCCGCCGCCGGAGCTGAGTGACGAGGCCGCGGTCAAGGCGGTGAAGGGACTTTATCAGGTCGGCCTCGAGGCGCTGAAGAAGAAGATCGAGAGCGGAAGCTGACCGTGCGGGCCCTGGTTCTGGCGGCGCTGGCCGCCAGCATCGGTCGGGTCTTGGTCGAGACAGCCTCGGCCGAGGAGGCGTTCGTCACCAACCAGCTCAGCGAAAATCTAACGGTCGTGGACCTCGCAACCGCGCGGCCTGTCGCGACCATCGCGATCGGCGGCAAGCCCGCCGGTGTCGCCGTCGCCCCGGACGGACGCTTCGCTTATGTGACGAGCCCCGACGCCAAGGCGCTTACGGTGGTCGACGCCGCCGCCCGGCGGATCGTCGGCAAGATCAATGTCGGGGGCGGTCCGCTCGGTGTCGCGGTGGCGCCGGATGGTGCCGCAGTCTATGTTGCCGACTGGTACGCCGCGGCGGTGCGGGTGGTCGATCCGAAAGAGCAACGCGTGGTCGCTGAAATCGCGGTCGGCGCCTCGCCGTCGGGCCTCGCGGTGACCTCAGACGGGCGGCTCCTGCTCTCGGCAGATCGCGATGCCGACAGCGTGTCCGTCATCGATACCGCAACGCGCAAGCGCAAGGCGATCGTCAAGGTCGGCACGCGTCCGTTCGGCGTCACGATCGACGCGGACGGCAAGCGCGCCTATACCGCCAATGTCGGATCGAACGACGTGTCGGTTATCGATATCGCCGGGGCGAGCGAGGTCGGCCGGGTCGCCGTCGGCATGCGCCCCTATGCCGTGGCGCTCGCGCAAGGCCGCGGCTTCGTCACCGACCAATATGGCGGCACCGTCAGCGTGTTCGATCTCGCGACGCTGAAGCCGGTCACGCGCATCACGGTCGGCGACTATCCGGAAGGGATCGCAGCGACCGCGGATGGCAAGTGGATCATCGTGGCCAACTGGGACAGCAATTCGCTCAGCATCATCGATGCGGTCGAGCTGAAGGTGACAAGCGAGGTCAAGGTCGGCGACGGTCCGCGGGCGTTCGGGGCATTTCTCAGGCGGACGCAGTAGGGGGCGGACAAAACGCGCGCGTAATCTCATCCATCCGCTCAAACGTATGGTCAGGATTGCGTGCCCGCAACGCTGCCGGCGCCGCATAGCCCCAGCACACGGCGCCGCTGGCAATGCCGACCGCCCGCGCCGCCTCGATGTCGCGGACCTCGTCGCCGATCGAGATCACGCGGCTTGGGTCCGCGCCGGCGCGGCTGATGACACGGCGGAATTTCGCGGGCTTGCCGAACAGCGATGCCGCGCAGTCGAAATGCGAGAACAGGGCCGCGGCATCGCCGAGCTTTTCGCGCGCATTGGTCTCGCTGTCCGACGTCACCAGCGCGAGCTGAATGCCGCTCTGCGACAGCGCGCCCAGCATCGCCTCGACGCCCGCAAACAGGGAAATTTCCGCCGCAGCCTCCGCCTTCAGCCGCCGCGCATGCCGCGCGATCGCCGGCAGCTTCCACAGCGGCACGTCGAGATGGCCGAGGATCTCGCGCGTCGAGGCATGCCGCAATCCTTCGACATCCTCTTCCCTGACGCGACGAAAACCGAAGTGGTCGGCGACATCGTTGATGGTGCGCAGGAACCACGGGAAGCTGTCGGCCAGCGTGCCGTCGAGATCGAAGATGACGAGCGAGTAGGGCATGGGAAGTGCTGGCGGTCGAGCATCAGGAGAAAACGAAGGCCGTTCAGCTTATCAGCCTATCATTTCCATATGGTGTCTTCGCTCCAACCGAGACTGGCAAGCTCCGCAGCCCGGAGAGGGGCTTCTTCGGCTGCAAAGAATTCGTCGAGTTGAGGTGGCTCGACGGCCGTTGCGGACAGCATGGCGTGTGCTTGCCCGCGATGATGGATCTGGTGCTGAAAGAGATGCATCAGTAGCCGATCGCGACGCTCAGCCTGTACCCGAGTGTCGCGGTTGACCCGCACAATGCCGTTGAGAAGCTGGGGCGTCAGGGCATCGCAAAGGACAATTAAGCGCTTGTCGATTGCGGCTTGAGCGGGCTTCAGCTCTGAAACGGAAGGGTGGGGCACTTCGTTCTTCCAGGCTGCCGGTCCAAGCCATCCACCTTCAAGTGCATCGATGTAGAACAGGTCGATGATGTAGATGTGGTTCAGGGTGCGTTGCAAGCTTGGGAAGAATCCGGTCCGCTCAGCTTCGAATTCCGCTTGGCTCAGCTTTGCGCAGGCGGTGAGCAAGCGGTGGTTCGCCCAAGCGTTATTGTGGGCGAATGCCCGGTAGGTCTGCACAAGTCCAGCGGACATACCGATTCTCCTCACACCAACGCATCTGTAGATCACGAGCGCAGGAGCTACTCCGCCGCCTCGCTCGTGCTCCTTCGCTTCGGCTTGCGCGCCTTCTTCAGCACCGGCTCCAAAAACTTGCCGGTGTAGCTCCGCGGCGCTTTCGCGATGTCCTCGGGCGGGCCCCAGGCGACGATCTCGCCGCCGCCGTCGCCGCCTTCGGGGCCGAGGTCGATGACCCAGTCGGCGGTCTTGATGACTTCGAGATTGTGCTCGATGACGACCACCGTGTTGCCCTGTGCGACGAGCTCGTGCAGCACTTCCAAGAGCTTCTTGACGTCGTGGAAGTGCAGGCCGGTGGTCGGCTCGTCCAGGATGTAGAGCGTGCGCCCCGTCGCGCGCTTCGACAGCTCTTTTGCCAGTTTGACGCGCTGGGCTTCGCCGCCCGAAAGCGTCGTCGCCTGCTGGCCGACATGAATGTAGTCGAGGCCGACGCGATGCAGCGTGTTGAAAGTCTCACGGACGCGCGGGACGGCCTTGAAGAACTCGGCGGCTTCCTCGACGGTCATGTCGAGGACGTCGGCAATGCTCTTGCCCTTGAACAGGACCTCCAGCGTCTCGCGGTTGTAGCGCTTGCCCTTGCAGACGTCGCAGGTGACGTAGACGTCCGGCAGGAAGTGCATCTCGATCTTGATGACGCCGTCGCCCTGGCAAGCCTCGCAGCGGCCGCCCTTGACGTTGAAGGAGAAGCGGCCGGGCTCGTAGCCGCGCGCCTTCGCTTCGGGCAGGCCCGCAAACCACTCGCGGATCGGCGTGAAGGCGCCGGTATAGGTCGCGGGGTTGGAGCGCGGGGTGCGGCCGATCGGCGACTGGTCGATGTCGATGATCTTGTCGATGTGCTCGAGGCCCTCGATGCGGTCGTGCGGCGCTGCGCCTTCGCTGGCGCCGTTCAGCTTGCGGGCGATGGCGCGGTAGAGCGTGTCGATCAGCAGCGTCGACTTGCCGCCGCCGGAGACGCCGGTGACGCAGGTGAACAGGCCGAGCGGTATCTCGGCCGTGACATTCTTGAGGTTATTGCCCCGCGCGTTGACCACCTTGATGGTGCGGCGATGGTTCGGCGGACGTCGCTCCGGCACCTCGACCTCGAGCTCGCCGGTGAGATATTTGCCGGTCAGCGATTTCGGGTTGCGCATGATCTCGGCGGGCGTGCCCTCGGCGACGATGTTGCCGCCGTGCATGCCGGCGCCGGGGCCGATGTCGAGGACGTAGTCGGCGAGCCGGATGGCGTCCTCGTCATGCTCGACCACGACGACGGTGTTGCCGAGGTCGCGCAGGCGCTTGAGCGTATCGAGCAGGCGGGCATTGTCGCGCTGGTGCAGGCCGATCGACGGTTCGTCCAGCACGTAGAGCACGCCCGTCAGCCCCGAGCCGATCTGCGAGGCGAGGCGAATGCGCTGGCTCTCGCCGCCGGACAGCGTGCCGGAGGAACGGGAGAGGGTGAGATAGTTGAGGCCGACGTCGAGCAGGAAGGTGAGGCGTTCGCGAATCTCCTTGAGGATGCGGCTCGCGATCTCCTTCTGCTGCGCATTCAGCGCCTCCGGCACGCCCTCGAACCATTCGCCGGCGCGCTTCACCGACAGCTCCGAGATCTCGCCGATATGCTTGCCGCCGACCTTGACGCAGAGCGCCTCGGGCTTGAGCCGAAAACCCTTGCAGGCTTCGCAGGGGACGTCGTGGAAATACTTTGCCAGCTCCTCGCGCGCCCACTCGCTTTCGGTCTCGCGATAGCGGCGGTTGATGTTGGTGATGACGCCCTCGAACGGTTTTTTGGTGTCGTAGGAGCGCACGCCGTCCTCGTAGGAGAACTTGATCTCGTCCTCGCCGGAGCCGTAGAGGATCGCGTCTCTCGTCTTCTTCGGCAGATCCTTCCATTTGGTGGTCGGCGTGAATTTGTAATGCTTGCCGAGCGCGATCAGCGTCTGGATGTAATAGGGCGAAGACGACTTGGCCCAGGGCGCGATCGCGCCCTTGCCGATGGCGATTTCTTTGTCGGGGATGACGAGGTCCTCGTCGACATGCTGCTCGACGCCGAGGCCGCCGCAGGCAGGACACGCACCATAGGGATTGTTGAACGAGAACAACCGCGGCTCGATCTCCGGAATGGTGAAGCCGGACACCGGGCAGGCGAACTTTTCCGAGAACAGGATGCGCTCGGGGCCGCTCTTGTCGTGGATCTTTGCGGTCTTCTTTTTCTCCTCCGCAGGTGCGGCCGTCGGCGCGTCGGCGAACTCGACGACGGCAAGGCCCTCGGCGAGCTTCAGCGCGGTCTCAAAGCTTTCGGCGAGGCGCTGGCCGATATCGGCGCGCACCACGATGCGGTCGACCACGACGTCGATGTCGTGCGGGAATTTCTTGTCGAGGCTCGGGGCCTCCGCGAGCTCATAAAAGGTGCCGTCGATCTTGACGCGCTGAAAGCCCTTCTTGAGCCATTCGGCGAGCTCCTTCTTGTATTCGCCCTTGCGGCCGCGCACGACCGGCGCGAGCAGATAGAGGCGGGTGCCCTCGGGCAGCGCCAGCACGCGGTCGACCATCTGCGAGACGGTCTGGCTCTCGATCGGCAGGCCCGTGGCGGGCGAATAGGGCACGCCGACGCGCGCCCAGAGCAGGCGCATGTAGTCGTAGATCTCGGTCACCGTGCCGACGGTGGAACGCGGGTTCTTCGAGGTCGTCTTCTGCTCGATCGAGATCGCCGGCGACAGGCCGTCGATCTGGTCGACGTCCGGTTTCTGCATCATTTCCAGGAACTGGCGCGCATAGGCCGACAGCGACTCGACGTAGCGGCGCTGACCCTCGGCATAGATCGTGTCGAAGGCGAGCGAGGATTTGCCGGAGCCGGACAGGCCGGTGAACACCACGAGCTTGTCGCGCGGAATCTCGACGTCGATGTTCTTGAGGTTGTGCTCGCGCGCGCCACGGATCGTAATTGCACGCAGGCTCGAGCCCGCGTTCTGCTGTTGGCGCTTCGCCTTGATCACTTCATCCATCCTGGTGGTCCCCAAGAACCGAAAACAAGAACCCAACGAGCAAACCCAACGGGAAAATCGCAAAGACGCGCGCCGCGCCAGCGTTCAGGCGCGCTTTGCCCGGAACCGGATTGGCGCCGATGGGTATGTCAGCGAACGTAGGAAGAACAGGGGCAGATTTCCAGTGCGAGTTGCGAATAGTCACCGGATTGTTGGCGCGCTGGCGGCACGTGGCAGTAGCAACTCGTGCGATCCCCCTTGGCCAGAAGCCAGACCGCTTGATTGACGCATGTGCGCGGGTCTGGGTCGGCGCGGCCTTTGACCCTCATTCGGGGTCCAAGGTTGACCCCGCCTGGTGCGCCGCAAGTGCCGCAACCCGTTGCGGATTGCAGCGCTGCACTGGGGTCAACGCTAGAGGCCGAATGGGGGCAATATTGAGGGCCGAGGCACACGTTGTGCGTGCATTCTGAAAAATTTTGGTTCTGCATCTTCTTGCGTCGCAACTTTGCGCGGCGGTTACATGAACGCAGCAGTTGACGGTTGCTAGTTGTGGTTGAATAGACGAAAGTGCTTGAAGGTGGACGCCGTCTGTTGCGCTTGCGCGGGACAGGCCCGATCTCCTCCTCCGTGCCGGAGCGATGATGCAGCGATCCTGGGCAGTCTTTATCACGGGTATCGTCTACGCCGTGATAGGTTTGGTCCTCGCGGGCGGCGGCATTTGGCTCGCGGCATTGGGCGGATCCATCTTCTACATTTTCCTCGGCGCCGGCATTCTCGCCACGGCTGCGTTGTTGCTGGCGCAGCGCCGTTCGGCGCTATGGCTGTTTGCGATCGTGCTGGTCGGCACGCTGGCGTGGGCCGTCTACGAGGTACAATTTGATTGGTGGCCGCTCGCGGCGCGTGGCGACATTATCTTCCCCATGGCGCTCTGGCTGCTCACGCCGCTGATCGTTCGCGGTCTGGTGCGAAACCAGCCGGTGTCCTACGCAAGTGCGACGGCGCCACTCTGGGGCGGCGTTGTGGTGGCTTCGGCCGTACTCATCGTCGGGCTCCTGTCCAGCTATCACGACATCAACGGCACGATCGTCGAGCCCGGTTCTGCCGTGCAGCAAAGCGAAGCCGATCCGCAACCGGATGGCGATTGGCGCGCCTATGGACGTACGCAATTCGGACAACGCTATTCGCCGCTCAAGCAGATCACGCCTGACAATGTTGGCAGCCTCAAGGTCGCCTGGACCTTCCGTACCGGCGACGTGTCGACACCAAATGATTCCGGCGAGACGACCTTCGAGGTCACCCCGATCAAGGTGCGCGATACGCTCTATCTCTGCTCGCAGCACCAGGTCCTGTTTGCGCTTGACGCCAAGAACGGCACGGAGCGCTGGAGGTACGACCCCAAGCTGTCGTTCAACAAGACGTTCCAGCACATGACCTGCCGCGGGGTCTCCTATCACGAAACCACGCCCGATGCCGCCGACAGCAGTGGCAGTCCGGCGCCTGCCGAATGCCCTCGGCGGATCTTCCTGCCTGTCAATGATGGCCGCATGATCGCGCTCGATGCCGATAGCGGCAAGCTCTGCGACAGTTTTGCCGATCACGGCACCCTCGACTTGCAGCAAGGGATGGGGATCAAGACGGCGGGCTTCTTCGAGCCGACGTCACCGCCTGTTGTCAGTGACAAGATACTGGTCGTTGCCGCCGCAGTGATCGACAATTATGCGGTCGAAGTGCCCTCGGGCGTGGTCCGCGGCTTCGATGTTTATACCGGCAAGCTGGTCTGGGCCTGGGATTCCGGCGCGGCGGACGAGAACGCATTGCCGACGCCGACGCGTCACTACACCAACGGTTCACCGAATTCCTGGATCACGGCCTCGTTCGATGCGAAATTGAATCTCGTTTACATCCCTACCGGCAACAACGGACCTGACATCTGGGGCGGCAATCGCGATGCACTCGTCGAGCGCTATTCCAGCTCCATCGTCGCGCTGGATGTCAATACCGGCAAGCGCGCCTGGTCGTACCAAACCGTGCATCATGATCTCTGGGACATGGACGTTCCCTCGCAACCGAGTCTGGTCGATGTGACGACGGCCAAGGGCGTCGTTCCCGCGCTGATCCAGCCGACCAAGGTGGGCCACATCTTCGTGCTCGACCGCAGGACCGGTGAGCTGATCGTGCCGGCGTCGGAACGTCCGGTACCGCAGGGCGCCGCGCCCGGCGATCGCACCGCACCGACACAGCCGTTTTCCGAGTTGACATTTCGCCCGGAAGCCAAACTAACCGGCGCGGACATGTGGGGCGGCACGATCTTCGACCAACTGCTGTGCCGAATCATGTTCCATCGGTTGCGTTACGAGGGCACGTTCACGCCGCCATCGTTGCAGGGCACGCTCGTATTCCCAGGCAACCTCGGCATGTTCGAGTGGGGCGGCATCGCGGTCGATCCGGTGAGACAGCTCGCCATTGCCAACCCGATGTCGTTGCCGTTCGCGTCAAGGCTTATTCCGCGCGGTCCGCTCAATCCTCCGGCGCCGACGGCCGAGAAACCGGTCGGCAGCGAGGTCGGGGTGCAGCCGATGTACGGCACGCCGTTCGGGGTGGATATTCAGAGCTTCCTCTCGCCCCTCTCTGTGCCGTGCTACCGGCCACCATGGGGCTCGATGGCCGCAATCGATCTCAGGACAATGAAGGTGGTCTGGCAGCACCCCAACGGCACGATCCGCGACACCACGCCGCTACCGCTTCCTTTCAAGATGGGCGTGCCGATGCTGGGCGGGCCGATTACCACCGCCGGCGGGGTCGCGTTCTACACCGGAACCTATGAGTACACGATCCGGGCCTACGACGTGCGTAACGGCACGGTGCTCTGGGAAGATCGCCTGCCCGCCGGCGCCCAATCGACGCCGATGAGCTACGAGGTCGACGGCAAGCAGTATGTCGTCACCGCTGCCGGCGGCCACGGCTCGTTCGGGACCAAGCGCGGCGACTACGTCATCGCCTACACTTTGAAGGATTGAACCCCGTTGAAAGACTGGACCGGTAGCGTCGTCATGATTGCATCGTCCGGTGATCGAACAAAGCACTCCGTGAAGTTCTATCGTTGGCTGGCGTTCTCAGCGGCGTCAGCCTGTCTGGGCGGCCGTGTCGCGCATGCGCAAGTTGTGGGCTGTCTCGCTGACCTATTATTCCGCAGCGCGCAGCAAAAAGGCCGGCGCAAGGCCGGCCTTTCGTAACGGATGACCTTGGTGGCGACGATCAGTACTTCGCGACCACCGGAGCGCCGAAGTGATAGTTCACGCCGACCTGCACGGTGTGGAAGTTGAGCGTGCCGGTGGGCAGGGCGCCGGAGAAATAGGT
The DNA window shown above is from Bradyrhizobium sp. CB1650 and carries:
- a CDS encoding HAD-IA family hydrolase; its protein translation is MPYSLVIFDLDGTLADSFPWFLRTINDVADHFGFRRVREEDVEGLRHASTREILGHLDVPLWKLPAIARHARRLKAEAAAEISLFAGVEAMLGALSQSGIQLALVTSDSETNAREKLGDAAALFSHFDCAASLFGKPAKFRRVISRAGADPSRVISIGDEVRDIEAARAVGIASGAVCWGYAAPAALRARNPDHTFERMDEITRAFCPPPTASA
- a CDS encoding DinB family protein; this encodes MSAGLVQTYRAFAHNNAWANHRLLTACAKLSQAEFEAERTGFFPSLQRTLNHIYIIDLFYIDALEGGWLGPAAWKNEVPHPSVSELKPAQAAIDKRLIVLCDALTPQLLNGIVRVNRDTRVQAERRDRLLMHLFQHQIHHRGQAHAMLSATAVEPPQLDEFFAAEEAPLRAAELASLGWSEDTIWK
- the uvrA gene encoding excinuclease ABC subunit UvrA — its product is MDEVIKAKRQQQNAGSSLRAITIRGAREHNLKNIDVEIPRDKLVVFTGLSGSGKSSLAFDTIYAEGQRRYVESLSAYARQFLEMMQKPDVDQIDGLSPAISIEQKTTSKNPRSTVGTVTEIYDYMRLLWARVGVPYSPATGLPIESQTVSQMVDRVLALPEGTRLYLLAPVVRGRKGEYKKELAEWLKKGFQRVKIDGTFYELAEAPSLDKKFPHDIDVVVDRIVVRADIGQRLAESFETALKLAEGLAVVEFADAPTAAPAEEKKKTAKIHDKSGPERILFSEKFACPVSGFTIPEIEPRLFSFNNPYGACPACGGLGVEQHVDEDLVIPDKEIAIGKGAIAPWAKSSSPYYIQTLIALGKHYKFTPTTKWKDLPKKTRDAILYGSGEDEIKFSYEDGVRSYDTKKPFEGVITNINRRYRETESEWAREELAKYFHDVPCEACKGFRLKPEALCVKVGGKHIGEISELSVKRAGEWFEGVPEALNAQQKEIASRILKEIRERLTFLLDVGLNYLTLSRSSGTLSGGESQRIRLASQIGSGLTGVLYVLDEPSIGLHQRDNARLLDTLKRLRDLGNTVVVVEHDEDAIRLADYVLDIGPGAGMHGGNIVAEGTPAEIMRNPKSLTGKYLTGELEVEVPERRPPNHRRTIKVVNARGNNLKNVTAEIPLGLFTCVTGVSGGGKSTLLIDTLYRAIARKLNGASEGAAPHDRIEGLEHIDKIIDIDQSPIGRTPRSNPATYTGAFTPIREWFAGLPEAKARGYEPGRFSFNVKGGRCEACQGDGVIKIEMHFLPDVYVTCDVCKGKRYNRETLEVLFKGKSIADVLDMTVEEAAEFFKAVPRVRETFNTLHRVGLDYIHVGQQATTLSGGEAQRVKLAKELSKRATGRTLYILDEPTTGLHFHDVKKLLEVLHELVAQGNTVVVIEHNLEVIKTADWVIDLGPEGGDGGGEIVAWGPPEDIAKAPRSYTGKFLEPVLKKARKPKRRSTSEAAE